One part of the Mesorhizobium sp. M4B.F.Ca.ET.058.02.1.1 genome encodes these proteins:
- the pstA gene encoding phosphate ABC transporter permease PstA: protein MTDIPLDTMVRTAAPARRDIGLKARYAAERRFRIYGALAISVGLAFLAIMLITIVSKGYTAFWQTTVSLPINFDEKVIDPSNKRATDPEVLIKANYPKLADRALMAKLGIDPSNKPMALKLKGFLSEGARVQLRDIVVADPSVIGTTRNVDILVAANLDSAFKGQIDLNVEEARRKVSDQQVAWMNQLKADGTMAEHFNKGLFSYGASSRPETSGMGVAIIGSFYMMVIVLLLALPIGVAASIYLEEFAKKNRFTDLIEVNINNLAAVPSIVFGLLGLAVFINFLGMPRSAAFVGGLVLTLMTLPTIIIATRAALAAVPPSIRSAALGLGASKMQMVFQHILPLAAPGILTGTIIGLARALGETAPLLLIGMVAFVADYPKTPFDPATALPVQIYMWANEAERAFVERMSGAIIILLVFLMAMNITAIVLRRRFERRW, encoded by the coding sequence ATGACCGATATCCCGCTGGATACGATGGTCCGCACCGCGGCCCCCGCGCGCCGCGACATCGGCCTCAAGGCGCGCTACGCCGCCGAGCGCCGGTTCCGCATCTACGGCGCGCTGGCGATCTCGGTCGGCCTCGCCTTCCTCGCCATCATGCTGATCACCATCGTCTCGAAGGGCTACACCGCCTTCTGGCAGACGACGGTATCGCTGCCGATCAATTTCGACGAGAAGGTCATCGATCCTTCCAACAAACGCGCCACCGACCCGGAGGTGCTGATCAAGGCCAACTACCCCAAACTTGCCGACAGAGCGCTGATGGCCAAGCTTGGCATCGACCCCAGCAACAAACCGATGGCATTGAAGCTGAAGGGCTTCCTGTCGGAGGGCGCGCGCGTCCAATTGCGCGACATCGTCGTTGCCGATCCGTCGGTCATCGGCACGACGCGCAATGTCGACATCCTCGTCGCCGCAAACCTCGATTCCGCCTTCAAGGGGCAGATCGATCTCAATGTCGAGGAAGCGCGCCGCAAGGTCTCGGACCAGCAGGTCGCCTGGATGAACCAGCTCAAGGCCGACGGCACCATGGCCGAGCATTTCAACAAGGGCCTGTTCAGCTATGGCGCCTCGAGCCGTCCGGAGACATCGGGCATGGGCGTTGCCATCATCGGCTCCTTCTACATGATGGTGATCGTGCTGCTTCTGGCGCTGCCGATCGGCGTCGCCGCCTCCATCTATCTGGAGGAGTTTGCCAAGAAGAACCGCTTCACCGACCTGATCGAAGTCAACATCAACAATCTGGCGGCGGTGCCGTCGATCGTCTTTGGCCTGCTCGGCCTCGCGGTGTTCATCAATTTCCTCGGCATGCCGCGCTCGGCCGCCTTCGTCGGCGGCCTGGTGCTGACGCTGATGACACTGCCGACGATCATCATCGCCACCCGCGCGGCGCTTGCCGCCGTGCCGCCGTCGATCCGCTCGGCGGCGCTCGGGCTTGGCGCTTCCAAGATGCAGATGGTGTTCCAGCATATCCTGCCGCTTGCCGCCCCCGGCATCCTCACCGGCACCATCATCGGCCTGGCGCGCGCGCTCGGCGAAACCGCGCCGCTGCTCCTGATCGGCATGGTCGCCTTCGTCGCCGACTATCCGAAGACTCCGTTCGATCCGGCGACCGCGCTGCCGGTGCAGATCTACATGTGGGCCAACGAGGCCGAACGCGCCTTCGTCGAGCGTATGTCGGGCGCCATCATCATCCTGCTCGTCTTCCTCATGGCCATGAACATCACAGCGATCGTGCTCAGGCGCCGGTTCGAACGGCGCTGGTAA
- the pstB gene encoding phosphate ABC transporter ATP-binding protein PstB, whose translation MNIMTEQSLENAVGDKMNAKSNEVIKMRGDKVGVFYGEKQALFDVNLDVRLNQVTALIGPSGCGKSTFLRCLNRMNDTIDSARVTGKITLDEEDIYDKNIDVVELRARVGMVFQKPNPFPKSIYENVAYGPRIHGLAKRKADMDQIVESSLKKAAIWNEVKDRLHEPGTGLSGGQQQRLCIARAIAVSPEVILMDEPCSALDPIATARVEELIDELRQNYTIVIVTHSMQQAARVSQRTAMFHLGYLVEEGATDKMFTNPDDKRTQDYITGRFG comes from the coding sequence ATGAACATCATGACCGAACAGTCTCTTGAAAACGCAGTGGGCGACAAGATGAACGCCAAGTCGAACGAAGTGATCAAGATGCGCGGCGACAAGGTCGGCGTGTTCTACGGCGAAAAGCAGGCGCTGTTCGACGTCAATCTCGACGTCCGCCTCAATCAGGTGACGGCGCTCATCGGACCTTCGGGCTGCGGCAAGTCGACCTTCCTGCGCTGCCTCAACCGCATGAACGACACCATCGACTCGGCGCGCGTGACGGGCAAGATCACGCTGGACGAGGAGGATATCTACGACAAGAACATCGACGTCGTGGAGCTTAGGGCTCGCGTCGGCATGGTGTTCCAGAAGCCCAACCCGTTCCCGAAGTCGATCTACGAGAATGTCGCCTACGGCCCGCGCATCCATGGGCTGGCCAAGCGCAAGGCCGACATGGACCAGATCGTCGAATCCAGCCTGAAGAAGGCGGCGATCTGGAACGAGGTGAAGGACCGCCTGCACGAGCCCGGCACCGGCCTGTCCGGAGGCCAGCAGCAACGCCTGTGCATCGCCCGCGCCATCGCCGTGTCGCCGGAAGTGATCCTGATGGACGAGCCCTGCTCGGCGCTCGACCCGATCGCCACCGCCCGTGTCGAGGAGCTGATCGACGAACTGCGCCAGAACTACACGATCGTCATCGTCACCCACTCGATGCAGCAGGCGGCCCGCGTGTCGCAGCGCACGGCGATGTTCCATCTCGGCTACCTGGTCGAGGAAGGCGCCACCGACAAGATGTTCACCAACCCCGACGACAAACGCACCCAGGACTACATCACCGGCCGGTTCGGCTGA
- the phoU gene encoding phosphate signaling complex protein PhoU has translation MGEHHTVASFDEDLGAISKLIADMGDLARSMVAGSTRALLNSDNALAQRVVSDDAIMDARQRELDDRAITLIAKRQPMANDLRAVVGSIRMAGDLERIGDLAKNIAKRVGTVGLSVTPRDLSHSIDGMAQLVLVQVQGVIEQYAAADAAALAKLRNDDERIDVKYTSVFRELLTYMMEDPRNITACTHLLFCAKNLERIGDHVTNIAENAYYVLTGQQLPANRPKLDETAMSAPAA, from the coding sequence ATGGGTGAACATCATACGGTTGCGTCTTTCGACGAGGATCTGGGAGCGATCAGCAAGCTGATCGCCGACATGGGCGATCTCGCCCGCTCGATGGTCGCCGGCTCGACGCGCGCGCTGCTCAATTCCGACAATGCCCTGGCGCAGCGCGTTGTTTCCGACGACGCCATCATGGATGCACGCCAGCGCGAACTCGACGACCGCGCCATCACGCTGATCGCCAAGCGGCAGCCGATGGCCAACGATCTGCGCGCCGTGGTCGGCTCGATCCGCATGGCGGGCGACCTCGAACGCATCGGCGACCTCGCCAAGAACATCGCCAAGCGTGTCGGTACCGTCGGCCTCAGCGTCACGCCGCGTGATCTCTCGCATTCCATCGACGGCATGGCGCAGCTTGTGCTGGTCCAGGTGCAGGGCGTCATCGAGCAATATGCCGCCGCGGATGCCGCAGCCCTCGCCAAGCTCCGCAACGACGACGAACGCATCGACGTCAAATACACCTCGGTGTTCCGCGAGCTCCTGACCTACATGATGGAGGATCCGCGCAACATCACCGCTTGCACGCATCTTCTATTCTGCGCCAAGAACCTGGAGCGCATCGGCGACCATGTCACCAACATTGCCGAGAACGCCTACTACGTGCTGACCGGTCAGCAACTGCCCGCCAATCGTCCGAAGCTGGACGAGACGGCGATGTCGGCGCCGGCGGCCTGA
- the phoB gene encoding phosphate regulon transcriptional regulator PhoB codes for MIAPRIMVVEDEEPLGVLLRYNLESEGYQVEVVTRGDEAEIRLQENVPDLLVLDWMVPAVSGIELCRRLRMRPETERLPIIMLTARGEESDRVRGLSTGADDYLVKPFSTPEFMARVKALLRRAKPEVLSSMLKVGDIVLDRESHRVYRKKSEIRLGPTEFRLLEFMMRHPGRVFSRSQLLDNVWGETIYIDERTVDVHVGRLRKAVNNGRMPDVIRTIRGAGYAIRED; via the coding sequence ATGATCGCGCCACGCATCATGGTGGTGGAGGACGAGGAGCCGCTGGGGGTGCTGCTCCGCTACAATCTGGAATCGGAAGGCTACCAGGTCGAGGTGGTCACACGCGGCGACGAGGCCGAGATCCGGCTGCAGGAAAACGTGCCCGATTTGCTGGTGCTCGACTGGATGGTGCCGGCGGTTTCCGGCATCGAGCTCTGCCGGCGCCTCAGGATGCGGCCGGAGACCGAGCGGCTGCCGATCATCATGCTGACGGCGCGCGGCGAGGAAAGCGACCGGGTGCGCGGCCTTTCGACCGGCGCCGACGACTATCTGGTCAAGCCGTTCTCTACGCCGGAGTTCATGGCGCGGGTGAAGGCGCTGCTACGCCGCGCCAAGCCGGAAGTCCTGTCCAGCATGCTGAAGGTCGGCGACATCGTGCTCGATCGCGAGTCGCATCGCGTTTACCGCAAGAAGAGCGAGATCCGGCTCGGCCCGACCGAATTCCGGCTGCTCGAATTCATGATGCGGCATCCCGGCCGGGTGTTCTCGCGCAGCCAGCTGCTCGACAATGTCTGGGGCGAGACGATCTACATCGACGAGCGCACCGTGGACGTGCATGTCGGGCGCTTGCGCAAGGCGGTCAACAATGGCCGCATGCCGGATGTCATCCGCACCATACGCGGCGCGGGCTACGCGATCAGGGAAGATTGA
- a CDS encoding ROK family protein, whose amino-acid sequence MSVGIRHDDLRRRNRAMVISAVRRAGQPSRTEIAATTGLSHSTISAISSDLIQEGILTESKANEAVSLKRGRPQVGLALNPEATAVMTVVLSLNFLSVAVIDYAGQVIAEEQRRLDTAIMPRDELIGECVAIVRRRFEDPDLDVRGVARIAMGIQGITDTHARAMLWSPITPQTDIAFADILEAEFGVPATMENDCNMMAVALQWRDPDRYRDDFIAILLSHGIGMGLVLKGELFTGTHSSGGEFGHMIHRPGGALCRCGRRGCVEAYAGNYAIWRNAKEMGEDAEPVDVSDADMRSLAARARAGDGPERQAYRKAGEALGFGLGSLFALIDPAPVAMVGVSAAAFDLIEPALREAIAQTAGGQHSKSISFDTEPNELPLIREGCAMRALGFVDQEIFAPGVQAKGSAAGKSVA is encoded by the coding sequence CGGCCGTGCGCCGCGCCGGCCAGCCGTCGCGGACCGAGATCGCCGCCACCACCGGCCTCAGCCATTCGACCATCTCGGCGATCTCGTCCGACCTGATCCAGGAAGGCATCCTGACCGAGAGCAAGGCAAACGAGGCTGTTTCGCTGAAGCGCGGCCGGCCGCAGGTCGGGCTTGCGCTCAATCCGGAAGCCACGGCGGTGATGACGGTGGTCCTGTCGCTGAACTTCCTTTCCGTCGCCGTCATCGACTACGCCGGGCAGGTCATTGCCGAAGAGCAGCGCCGCCTCGACACGGCGATCATGCCGCGCGACGAGCTGATCGGCGAATGCGTGGCCATCGTCCGGCGCCGCTTCGAGGATCCCGATCTCGACGTCCGCGGCGTCGCCCGCATCGCCATGGGCATCCAGGGCATCACCGACACCCATGCCCGCGCCATGTTGTGGTCGCCGATCACGCCGCAGACCGACATCGCCTTCGCCGACATACTGGAAGCCGAATTCGGCGTTCCGGCCACCATGGAGAACGACTGCAACATGATGGCGGTGGCCCTGCAGTGGCGTGACCCTGACCGCTACCGCGACGACTTCATCGCCATCCTGCTGTCGCACGGCATCGGCATGGGGCTGGTGCTGAAGGGAGAGCTGTTCACCGGCACCCATTCCTCGGGCGGCGAATTCGGCCATATGATCCACCGGCCGGGCGGCGCGCTCTGCCGCTGCGGGCGGCGCGGCTGCGTCGAGGCCTATGCCGGCAACTACGCCATCTGGCGCAATGCCAAGGAGATGGGCGAGGACGCCGAGCCGGTCGATGTCAGCGACGCCGACATGCGCTCGCTCGCAGCGCGGGCGCGCGCCGGCGACGGTCCGGAGCGCCAAGCCTATCGCAAGGCCGGCGAGGCGCTCGGCTTCGGCCTCGGCAGCCTGTTCGCGCTGATCGATCCCGCACCGGTCGCCATGGTCGGCGTCAGCGCCGCCGCCTTCGACCTGATCGAGCCGGCGCTGCGCGAGGCGATCGCCCAGACCGCCGGCGGCCAGCATTCGAAATCGATCTCGTTCGACACCGAGCCGAACGAACTGCCGCTGATCCGCGAGGGCTGCGCCATGCGCGCGCTCGGCTTTGTCGACCAGGAGATTTTCGCGCCAGGCGTCCAGGCGAAAGGCAGCGCCGCCGGGAAGAGCGTGGCCTGA